From uncultured Fibrobacter sp., a single genomic window includes:
- a CDS encoding DJ-1 family glyoxalase III, whose product MQILFLMADGFEETEFVTPFDYLQRAGIDVALASVSGKSEVVGAHGLAIATDFALSGADTAAFDGILLPGGGPGVKNLKASAEVEKVIHEFNDKGKWIFAICAAPLVLSKAGILAGKTATCFPGCESELVCKKFVEDRVVVDGHIVTSRGAGTAEEFAFECIAQLGGRELSEKIRKQVIAR is encoded by the coding sequence ATGCAAATTTTATTCCTGATGGCCGATGGTTTCGAAGAAACCGAGTTTGTTACCCCGTTCGATTACCTGCAGCGTGCCGGAATCGATGTCGCCCTGGCGTCCGTTTCGGGTAAGTCCGAAGTTGTGGGGGCCCATGGCCTTGCGATAGCAACCGACTTTGCTCTTTCGGGTGCCGATACGGCTGCCTTTGACGGTATCCTTTTGCCGGGTGGCGGTCCGGGCGTCAAGAATTTGAAAGCCTCTGCCGAAGTGGAAAAGGTCATTCACGAATTCAACGACAAAGGCAAGTGGATTTTTGCGATTTGTGCTGCTCCCTTGGTCTTGAGCAAGGCGGGAATCCTTGCCGGTAAGACCGCGACCTGTTTCCCGGGCTGCGAAAGTGAACTTGTCTGTAAAAAGTTCGTCGAAGACCGCGTGGTCGTAGACGGTCATATCGTCACGAGCCGTGGCGCTGGTACTGCCGAAGAATTTGCGTTTGAATGTATTGCGCAGCTCGGTGGCCGCGAACTTTCGGAAAAAATTCGCAAGCAGGTCATCGCGCGATAG
- the sufB gene encoding Fe-S cluster assembly protein SufB, which produces MTPKKEKERSMSENYKYGFVTDIENEAFEKGLNEDVIRRASALRKEPQFMLDFRLKAYEKLQTMEQPNWGELSFAPVDLQDIVYYSAPKTKKSHEKIEDVDPELLATFEKLGIPLDEQKRLANVAVDAVFDSVSIYTSHKRKLMEMGILFCSISDAIKEYPELIEEYLGSVVPAGDNYFAALNSAVFGDGSFVYIPPGVKCPMDLSTYFRINNKEAGQFERTLIIADEGASVSYLEGCTAPEFSSKQLHSAIVELVAKDNASIKYSTVQNWYAGDRETGAGGVYNFVTKRGKCAGKNSRISWTQVETGSAITWKYPSCVLLGDNSVGEFYSVALTNGHMQADTGTKMIHIGKNTKSTIISKGISADYSSNAYRGEVSIRKSATGARNYTQCDSMLVGDKSAAHTFPYITVANASSTTEHEATTSRISEDQLFYFESRGIKREDAIQAMVGGFCKDVFKELPGEFATEARQLLTLKLEHSVG; this is translated from the coding sequence TTGACGCCGAAAAAAGAAAAAGAGCGTAGCATGAGCGAAAACTACAAATACGGTTTTGTAACAGATATCGAGAACGAGGCCTTCGAAAAGGGACTCAACGAAGATGTTATCCGCAGGGCATCAGCCTTGCGCAAGGAACCGCAGTTCATGCTCGATTTCCGACTGAAAGCGTATGAAAAACTCCAGACGATGGAGCAGCCGAACTGGGGCGAACTGAGTTTTGCGCCGGTCGACCTGCAGGACATCGTCTACTACTCCGCCCCGAAGACCAAGAAGAGTCACGAAAAAATCGAGGACGTGGATCCGGAACTCCTGGCCACCTTCGAAAAGCTCGGCATTCCGCTCGACGAACAGAAGCGCCTTGCCAACGTGGCCGTGGACGCGGTCTTTGACTCGGTAAGCATTTACACTTCGCACAAAAGAAAGCTCATGGAAATGGGCATTCTGTTCTGCAGCATTAGCGACGCCATCAAGGAATACCCCGAACTCATCGAGGAATACCTGGGCTCGGTGGTACCCGCAGGCGACAACTACTTTGCAGCACTCAACAGTGCAGTCTTTGGCGACGGAAGCTTCGTGTACATTCCGCCTGGAGTCAAGTGTCCGATGGACCTTTCCACCTACTTCCGTATCAACAACAAGGAAGCAGGCCAGTTCGAACGTACATTGATTATCGCCGACGAAGGCGCGAGCGTAAGCTATTTGGAAGGCTGTACCGCTCCGGAATTCAGCAGCAAGCAGCTGCACAGCGCCATCGTGGAACTGGTGGCGAAGGACAACGCCTCGATTAAATATTCGACCGTGCAGAACTGGTACGCAGGCGACCGCGAAACGGGAGCCGGTGGCGTTTACAACTTTGTCACCAAGCGCGGCAAGTGCGCAGGCAAGAACAGCCGCATCAGCTGGACTCAGGTGGAAACAGGTTCCGCCATCACGTGGAAGTACCCAAGCTGTGTGCTGCTGGGCGACAACTCCGTCGGAGAATTCTACAGCGTGGCCCTTACCAACGGGCACATGCAGGCCGATACCGGCACCAAGATGATCCACATCGGCAAGAACACCAAGAGCACTATCATTTCGAAGGGCATCAGCGCCGACTACTCCAGCAACGCCTACCGCGGCGAAGTGAGCATCCGCAAGTCGGCCACGGGCGCCCGCAACTACACCCAGTGCGACAGCATGCTGGTGGGCGACAAGAGTGCGGCCCACACGTTCCCGTACATCACTGTCGCAAACGCAAGTTCCACCACCGAACACGAAGCCACCACCAGCCGCATCAGCGAAGACCAGCTTTTCTATTTCGAAAGCCGCGGCATCAAGCGCGAAGACGCTATCCAGGCGATGGTCGGCGGTTTCTGCAAGGACGTATTCAAGGAACTCCCCGGTGAATTCGCCACCGAGGCCCGCCAGTTGCTGACGCTAAAGCTCGAACACAGCGTCGGGTAG
- a CDS encoding sodium-dependent transporter — protein MNSNRESFASRLGFILISAGCAIGLGNVWRFPFITGQYGGAAFVIIYLFFLLIFGLPILMAEFAVGRATQRSVGRAFERLEPKGAKWHLAKWPMIAGNYLLMMFYTTVCGWMLYYFYRMVVGDFSNVTPAQVGAMFGETLASPAIQVGWMVATTVIGFGIVSLGLQKGVERITKWMMSFLFVIMIVLAIRAVTLPGADEGLRFYLLPNFDNLVKNGIGESLFAALGQSFFTLSLGIGAMTIFGSYIKKNHSIAKEAANICALDTGVALLAGLIIIPSCFAFGLEPNAGPGLIFVTLPNVFSQMPAGRLCGAAFFLFLSFAALSTVVAVFENITTYWRDARRFDRKDVVRVNAVLIVLLSLPCALGFNMLSGFQPFGEGSCVLDLEDFLVSNTLLPLGSLLFIVFCTYKRGWGEAKFYAEVNTGKGFKIPTYKIVRFYVKWGIPAVIAIIWLQGYFQKFAPDLYNKIFG, from the coding sequence ATGAATAGCAATAGAGAATCTTTTGCGTCCCGTTTGGGATTTATCCTTATTTCTGCAGGCTGCGCCATTGGCCTTGGTAACGTATGGCGATTTCCCTTCATTACCGGACAGTACGGCGGTGCCGCCTTTGTCATCATCTACCTGTTCTTTTTGCTGATTTTTGGTCTGCCGATCTTGATGGCTGAATTTGCCGTGGGGCGAGCCACTCAGCGTAGCGTGGGCCGTGCTTTTGAACGTTTGGAACCCAAGGGCGCTAAATGGCACTTGGCAAAGTGGCCTATGATTGCGGGTAACTACCTGCTCATGATGTTCTATACCACAGTTTGCGGTTGGATGCTCTACTACTTCTACCGTATGGTGGTGGGGGATTTCTCGAATGTGACGCCTGCGCAAGTCGGTGCCATGTTCGGGGAGACGCTCGCTAGCCCGGCCATTCAGGTGGGCTGGATGGTCGCGACGACGGTTATCGGTTTCGGCATTGTGTCGCTGGGCCTCCAGAAGGGCGTCGAACGCATTACCAAGTGGATGATGTCGTTCTTGTTTGTCATTATGATTGTGCTTGCAATCCGTGCCGTGACGCTCCCCGGTGCCGATGAAGGCCTGCGTTTTTACCTGTTGCCCAATTTCGATAACCTTGTGAAAAATGGTATTGGCGAATCTCTCTTTGCTGCTCTTGGGCAGAGCTTCTTTACGCTGAGCCTTGGTATCGGCGCCATGACCATTTTTGGAAGTTACATCAAGAAAAATCATTCGATTGCAAAAGAGGCTGCCAACATTTGCGCCCTGGATACGGGGGTTGCCTTGCTTGCGGGGCTCATTATTATTCCGAGTTGTTTTGCGTTTGGCCTTGAGCCGAATGCTGGACCGGGACTTATTTTTGTGACCCTTCCGAACGTGTTCTCGCAGATGCCGGCTGGGCGTCTTTGTGGTGCCGCCTTTTTCCTGTTCCTTTCGTTTGCGGCTCTTTCGACCGTGGTGGCGGTGTTCGAAAACATTACGACCTATTGGCGCGATGCCCGTCGCTTTGACCGTAAGGATGTTGTCCGCGTGAATGCGGTGCTTATCGTGCTGCTTTCGCTCCCGTGCGCTCTCGGCTTCAATATGCTTTCGGGTTTTCAGCCCTTTGGCGAAGGTAGCTGTGTACTGGATCTCGAAGACTTCCTCGTTTCCAATACGCTCCTTCCGCTGGGATCGCTTCTGTTTATTGTGTTCTGCACCTACAAGCGTGGCTGGGGCGAAGCAAAATTCTACGCCGAGGTCAACACGGGTAAGGGGTTCAAAATTCCGACCTACAAGATTGTTCGCTTTTATGTCAAGTGGGGCATTCCCGCTGTGATTGCAATCATCTGGCTTCAGGGGTATTTCCAGAAGTTCGCTCCGGATTTGTACAACAAGATTTTCGGCTAG